The proteins below are encoded in one region of Apostichopus japonicus isolate 1M-3 chromosome 22, ASM3797524v1, whole genome shotgun sequence:
- the LOC139963368 gene encoding uncharacterized protein isoform X2, with protein MAVKFLFAGVIFIISFLVTVKLCACWSHMGPSIHSCVLYLVTGLLALIGILSGCALIFISTRRTSKHHTLLSALHHFIVKYHRLYVGSRMLKKFRAACKNPREAQELLLQKIIKKNKNTDYGYQFRLGEIHSLEDLRQKHPITDYDHYRRFINRLSKGEKDVLTAEKVSRLILTSGTTGTGIEIYSAMYISSEAFMGLNLWPFEDGTSEYALNLTENVFEFIKEEDMDKPNPKTYFVDEVEVGQKYELVLSQKYGFYRYRFGDLVKVTGFYQNSPKISFLYRKASILNLVGEKVDQHVIHDSLSVALNPWKDQVEMKHYTCAEKGLVPEQKNSQKLGLYYVFFLELKSNFGDELPDDLNTEILAEVIQKNLYERHEFYRVFNNTKQITTPTVYLTKEGAFTELKEYILANSSASRAQFKMPLKLRTREMAEFLLEHSLP; from the exons ATGGCAGTGAAGTTTTTGTTTGCTGGTGTCATCTTTATCATTTCATTCCTTGTAACGGTGAAACTCTGTGCCTGCTGGAGTCACATGGGACCCTCGATACACTCGTGTGTGTTGTATCTCGTCACTG GGTTGCTTGCTCTTATTGGCATTCTGTCAGGTTGTGCGTTGATCTTCATCTCAACCCGACGTACCTCCAAACATCACACCCTCCTCTCTGCGTTACATCATTTTATCGTAAAGTATCACCGCCTTTACGTAGGTTCCCGGATGTTGAAGAAGTTCAGAGCTGCTTGCAAAAATCCAAGAGAGGCCCAGGAACTTCTCTTACAGAAGATcatcaagaaaaacaaaaacacggaCTACGGATATCAGTTTAGACTTGGTGAAATCCATTCCTTGGAAGATCTTCGTCAAAAACACCCGATTACTGATTACGACCATTACAGGCGATTTATTAATCGATTGTCTAAAGGTGAAAAGGATGTCTTGACCGCGGAAAAGGTGTCTCGTCTTATATTGACGAGTGGGACCACTGGGACAG GTATTGAAATATACTCAGCTATGTATATCTCTTCAGAGGCGTTTATGGGACTTAACCTGTGGCCTTTCGAAGATGGAACGTCGGAGTACGCCCTCAATTTGACAGAAAATGTGTTCGAATTCATCAAAGAGGAAGACAT GGACAAGCCGAATCCAAAGACTTACTTCGTAGATGAGGTTGAAGTTGGCCAGAAATACGAGCTCGTTCTCAGCCAGAAATATGGTTTTTACCGTTATCGATTTGGGGACCTCGTAAAGGTCACGGGATTCTACCAAAACAGCCCGAAAATTTCATTCCTCTACCG AAAAGCGAGTATCTTAAACTTAGTTGGGGAAAAGGTTGACCAGCACGTAATTCACGATTCATTGTCTGTTGCCCTCAATCCGTGGAAGGATCAAGTTGAGATGAAACATTACACCTGCGCAGAGAAGGGTCTCGTCCCGGAGCAGAAAA ATTCACAGAAGCTAGGACTATATTACGTGTTCTTCCTGGAGTTAAAGTCTAATTTCGGAGACGAATTACCTGATGACTTGAACACGGAGATATTGGCTGAG GTGATCCAGAAAAATCTCTACGAACGTCACGAGTTTTATCGCGTTTTCAACAACACTAAGCAAATCACTACACCGACGGTCTACTTAACCAAGGAAGGGGCGTTTACTGAACTTAAAGAATACATCCTAGCCAACAGCTCAGCCTCAAGGGCCCAGTTTAAAATGCCATTAAAATTACGGACAAGAGAAATGGCCGAGTTTCTACTCGAACATTCTCTGCCCTAA
- the LOC139963368 gene encoding uncharacterized protein isoform X1, which translates to MAVKFLFAGVIFIISFLVTVKLCACWSHMGPSIHSCVLYLVTGLLALIGILSGCALIFISTRRTSKHHTLLSALHHFIVKYHRLYVGSRMLKKFRAACKNPREAQELLLQKIIKKNKNTDYGYQFRLGEIHSLEDLRQKHPITDYDHYRRFINRLSKGEKDVLTAEKVSRLILTSGTTGTGKMIPQDENLVDNFLILLGAFQHEMFPDMQPMQSFLRLHVNAEIKQSECGITKAPATALEKHMMKGKVDYTTPSDGFLIDTVYEAFYVHLLFALREEQLGSAYITFASILIDLMKFLETNWPKLVHDLSKGTLHQDLKLSPQMRATLTRALGSGDHERAMKVKEECETGFDGIIKRLWPNVQVISVIDNIGIRSYMKSSFGKGIEIYSAMYISSEAFMGLNLWPFEDGTSEYALNLTENVFEFIKEEDMDKPNPKTYFVDEVEVGQKYELVLSQKYGFYRYRFGDLVKVTGFYQNSPKISFLYRKASILNLVGEKVDQHVIHDSLSVALNPWKDQVEMKHYTCAEKGLVPEQKNSQKLGLYYVFFLELKSNFGDELPDDLNTEILAEVIQKNLYERHEFYRVFNNTKQITTPTVYLTKEGAFTELKEYILANSSASRAQFKMPLKLRTREMAEFLLEHSLP; encoded by the exons ATGGCAGTGAAGTTTTTGTTTGCTGGTGTCATCTTTATCATTTCATTCCTTGTAACGGTGAAACTCTGTGCCTGCTGGAGTCACATGGGACCCTCGATACACTCGTGTGTGTTGTATCTCGTCACTG GGTTGCTTGCTCTTATTGGCATTCTGTCAGGTTGTGCGTTGATCTTCATCTCAACCCGACGTACCTCCAAACATCACACCCTCCTCTCTGCGTTACATCATTTTATCGTAAAGTATCACCGCCTTTACGTAGGTTCCCGGATGTTGAAGAAGTTCAGAGCTGCTTGCAAAAATCCAAGAGAGGCCCAGGAACTTCTCTTACAGAAGATcatcaagaaaaacaaaaacacggaCTACGGATATCAGTTTAGACTTGGTGAAATCCATTCCTTGGAAGATCTTCGTCAAAAACACCCGATTACTGATTACGACCATTACAGGCGATTTATTAATCGATTGTCTAAAGGTGAAAAGGATGTCTTGACCGCGGAAAAGGTGTCTCGTCTTATATTGACGAGTGGGACCACTGGGACAGGTAAAATGATCCCACAAGACGAAAATCttgttgacaattttttaattcttctagGTGCctttcaacatgaaatgtttCCCGATATGCAGCCAATGCAGTCATTTCTTAGACTGCATGTCAACGCAGAGATCAAACAAAGTGAGTGTGGTATAACCAAAGCTCCGGCAACAGCTTTGGAGAAGCATATGATGAAAGGTAAGGTCGATTATACAACTCCCAGTGATGGTTTCCTGATTGATACAGTGTACGAAGCCTTTTACGTACATCTCTTATTTGCTTTGAGAGAAGAACAGTTGGGGTCGGCTTACATAACTTTTGCTAGCATTTTGATTGACCTCATGAAGTTTTTGGAAACAAATTGGCCAAAATTAGTTCATGATCTTTCGAAAGGCACGCTTCACCAGGACCTAAAACTATCCCCTCAAATGAGGGCGACTTTGACGAGGGCCCTGGGATCTGGGGACCATGAAAGGGCAATGAAGGTCAAAGAAGAATGCGAGACAGGATTCGATGGTATCATTAAGAGACTTTGGCCAAATGTTCAAGTCATTTCTGTTATTGATAACATCGGTATTCGAAGTTACATGAAGTCGAGCTTTGGTAAAG GTATTGAAATATACTCAGCTATGTATATCTCTTCAGAGGCGTTTATGGGACTTAACCTGTGGCCTTTCGAAGATGGAACGTCGGAGTACGCCCTCAATTTGACAGAAAATGTGTTCGAATTCATCAAAGAGGAAGACAT GGACAAGCCGAATCCAAAGACTTACTTCGTAGATGAGGTTGAAGTTGGCCAGAAATACGAGCTCGTTCTCAGCCAGAAATATGGTTTTTACCGTTATCGATTTGGGGACCTCGTAAAGGTCACGGGATTCTACCAAAACAGCCCGAAAATTTCATTCCTCTACCG AAAAGCGAGTATCTTAAACTTAGTTGGGGAAAAGGTTGACCAGCACGTAATTCACGATTCATTGTCTGTTGCCCTCAATCCGTGGAAGGATCAAGTTGAGATGAAACATTACACCTGCGCAGAGAAGGGTCTCGTCCCGGAGCAGAAAA ATTCACAGAAGCTAGGACTATATTACGTGTTCTTCCTGGAGTTAAAGTCTAATTTCGGAGACGAATTACCTGATGACTTGAACACGGAGATATTGGCTGAG GTGATCCAGAAAAATCTCTACGAACGTCACGAGTTTTATCGCGTTTTCAACAACACTAAGCAAATCACTACACCGACGGTCTACTTAACCAAGGAAGGGGCGTTTACTGAACTTAAAGAATACATCCTAGCCAACAGCTCAGCCTCAAGGGCCCAGTTTAAAATGCCATTAAAATTACGGACAAGAGAAATGGCCGAGTTTCTACTCGAACATTCTCTGCCCTAA